A genomic segment from Spongiibacter sp. IMCC21906 encodes:
- a CDS encoding DUF3108 domain-containing protein — MIKLFPKTACITKKTKLLAFSLCALLFCTVTQAEMTSESLLKPYQAKYRITQNNLSADASRKLAKVGPHWRLSQTASKWFITIGEESLIEVTENQNLRPLQYRYENSLSSKRDQRIVFDWEANKASDETYRKPYTLPLKEDYSDQLSAQLQLRQQLLNGQAQDRRWQQTIVKNGKIKTYQIEKLTEETIDTELGPIDTVKLRRKREGSSAETFIWLAKEWNYMIVKLVQTEDDDSLSLELISATIDGSPMRAAR, encoded by the coding sequence ATGATAAAACTCTTCCCGAAAACGGCTTGCATTACCAAGAAGACTAAATTACTCGCATTCAGTCTTTGTGCGCTATTGTTCTGCACGGTCACCCAAGCCGAGATGACAAGCGAATCTCTGCTCAAGCCTTACCAAGCCAAATATCGCATTACTCAAAATAACCTGAGTGCAGATGCGTCGCGCAAGCTTGCCAAAGTCGGCCCCCACTGGCGCCTTTCGCAAACTGCCAGCAAATGGTTTATCACCATTGGCGAAGAAAGTTTGATTGAAGTGACCGAGAACCAAAACCTTCGCCCTCTACAATATCGCTATGAAAACAGCCTGAGTAGCAAACGCGATCAGCGCATCGTATTTGATTGGGAGGCGAACAAAGCCAGCGATGAAACCTACCGCAAACCTTATACATTGCCATTAAAAGAAGACTACTCCGACCAGCTTAGCGCCCAGCTTCAGTTACGACAGCAGTTACTCAACGGTCAAGCCCAGGACAGACGCTGGCAACAAACCATTGTTAAAAACGGTAAGATCAAAACCTATCAAATTGAAAAGCTCACAGAAGAAACCATCGACACCGAGCTTGGTCCGATAGACACCGTAAAACTTCGTCGCAAACGCGAAGGCAGCAGCGCAGAAACCTTTATCTGGCTGGCAAAAGAGTGGAACTACATGATTGTGAAATTAGTGCAGACCGAAGACGATGACAGTCTTTCTCTTGAACTGATTTCGGCAACGATTGACGGCAGCCCAATGCGGGCTGCCCGATAA
- the purN gene encoding phosphoribosylglycinamide formyltransferase, with protein MSCKLVVLISGSGSNLQAFIDAIAEGRLPNCEIAAVISNKPQAFGLERAQAAGITADCVDHRDFASRETFDRALQAKIDQYHADLVILAGFMRILTPDFVLHFKGRLLNIHPSLLPKYPGLHTHQRALDAGDKEAGATVHFVTEELDGGPPIIHAKIPINEGDTAATLAHNVLSKEHTIYPLAARWLAEGRLKLEGKKAVLDDKTLPENGLHYQED; from the coding sequence ATGTCCTGCAAGCTAGTAGTGCTGATTTCAGGCAGCGGCTCAAACCTGCAAGCGTTTATTGACGCAATAGCAGAAGGCCGCTTGCCCAACTGCGAAATTGCCGCCGTCATCAGCAACAAACCTCAGGCATTCGGCCTAGAGCGCGCTCAAGCAGCTGGCATTACTGCAGACTGTGTTGATCATCGGGATTTTGCCAGCCGAGAAACCTTTGATCGCGCTTTACAGGCAAAAATTGATCAATATCACGCAGACCTCGTTATCCTCGCGGGCTTTATGCGTATATTAACGCCAGACTTTGTATTGCACTTTAAGGGGCGCCTGCTCAATATCCACCCCTCGCTTCTCCCCAAATACCCCGGCTTACACACCCATCAGCGCGCACTGGATGCCGGTGACAAAGAAGCCGGAGCCACCGTGCACTTCGTCACCGAAGAGCTGGATGGCGGGCCACCCATCATTCATGCAAAAATACCAATAAATGAAGGCGATACCGCCGCAACACTGGCGCATAACGTATTGTCCAAAGAGCATACAATCTACCCATTGGCAGCCCGCTGGCTGGCCGAAGGACGATTGAAACTTGAAGGCAAAAAGGCGGTGCTAGATGATAAAACTCTTCCCGAAAACGGCTTGCATTACCAAGAAGACTAA